A window of Metabacillus sp. B2-18 contains these coding sequences:
- the eno gene encoding phosphopyruvate hydratase codes for MPYIVDVYAREVLDSRGNPTVEVEVHTESGAMGRALVPSGASTGEYEAVELRDGDKERYLGKGVLQAVKNVNELIAPELLGFDVTEQIAIDQALIELDGSENKGKLGANAILGVSMAAARAAADYLQVPLYQYLGGFSAKTLPVPMMNIVNGGEHADNNVDIQEFMVMPVGAENFREALRMGAEIFHSLKSVLSAKGLNTAVGDEGGFAPNLGSNEEALQTIIEAIEKAGYKPGEQVMLAMDAASSEFYNKEDGKYHLSGEGVVKTSAEMVDWYEEMASKYPIISIEDGLDENDWEGHKLLTERLGGKVQLVGDDLFVTNTKKLAEGIEKGIGNSILIKVNQIGTLTETFEAIEMAKRAGYTAVISHRSGETEDTTIADIAVATNAGQIKTGAPSRTDRVAKYNQLLRIEDQLQDASRYDGIKTFYNLKK; via the coding sequence ATGCCATACATTGTAGACGTATATGCTCGTGAAGTATTAGACTCTCGTGGTAACCCAACGGTAGAAGTAGAAGTACACACAGAATCAGGCGCTATGGGACGCGCGTTAGTACCAAGTGGTGCTTCAACTGGTGAATATGAAGCAGTTGAGCTTCGTGACGGTGACAAAGAACGTTACCTTGGAAAAGGTGTTCTTCAAGCGGTTAAAAACGTAAACGAATTAATCGCTCCAGAATTACTTGGATTCGATGTTACTGAGCAAATCGCAATCGACCAAGCTTTAATCGAGCTTGATGGTTCAGAAAACAAAGGTAAATTAGGTGCTAACGCTATCCTTGGTGTATCTATGGCTGCTGCTCGTGCTGCTGCAGATTACCTACAAGTTCCTTTATACCAATACCTTGGCGGATTCAGCGCGAAAACTCTTCCAGTACCAATGATGAACATCGTTAACGGTGGAGAGCACGCTGATAATAACGTTGACATTCAAGAATTCATGGTTATGCCTGTAGGTGCTGAAAACTTCCGTGAAGCACTACGTATGGGTGCGGAAATTTTCCACAGCCTAAAATCAGTTCTTTCTGCTAAAGGTCTTAACACAGCTGTAGGTGATGAAGGTGGATTCGCTCCTAACTTAGGATCAAACGAAGAAGCTCTTCAAACAATTATCGAAGCAATTGAAAAAGCTGGTTACAAACCAGGTGAGCAAGTAATGCTTGCTATGGATGCTGCTTCTTCTGAGTTCTACAACAAAGAAGACGGTAAATACCATCTTTCAGGAGAAGGTGTTGTAAAAACTTCTGCTGAAATGGTTGACTGGTACGAAGAAATGGCTTCTAAATACCCAATCATCTCAATTGAAGACGGTTTAGATGAAAACGACTGGGAAGGTCACAAACTATTAACTGAACGCCTTGGCGGTAAAGTTCAACTTGTTGGTGATGACTTATTCGTTACAAACACGAAAAAACTTGCTGAAGGTATTGAAAAAGGAATCGGTAACTCAATCCTTATCAAAGTTAACCAAATCGGTACACTTACTGAAACATTCGAAGCAATCGAAATGGCTAAACGCGCTGGTTACACAGCAGTAATCTCTCACCGTTCTGGTGAAACTGAAGATACAACAATTGCTGACATCGCAGTTGCAACAAACGCTGGTCAAATTAAAACTGGTGCTCCATCACGTACTGACCGTGTTGCGAAGTACAACCAATTACTACGTATCGAAGATCAATTACAAGACGCTTCAAGATACGATGGAATTAAAACTTTCTATAACTTAAAGAAATAA
- the gpmI gene encoding 2,3-bisphosphoglycerate-independent phosphoglycerate mutase, whose product MSKAPVALIILDGFACRQETKGNAVAQAKKPNFDRFWNQYPHAQLIASGEAVGLPEGQMGNSEVGHLNIGAGRIVYQSLTRVNVAIREGEFAKNDTFVEAINHVKNTGKNLHLFGLLSDGGVHSHIQHLYALLKLAADEGVNNVYIHGFLDGRDVGPKTAKVYLDELQEKIKEYGVGEIATLSGRYYSMDRDKRWDRVEKSYRAMVYGEGPTYSTPDELVADSYNNGIFDEFVIPSVMTKEDGSPVATIEDNDAVIFYNFRPDRAIQISNTFTNEDFRSFDRGENHPKNLHFVCLTHFSETVDGYVAFKPTNLDNTLGEVLSQNNLTQLRIAETEKYPHVTFFMSGGREEKFPGEERILIDSPKVATYDLKPEMSAYEVTDALLGEIAADKFDAILLNFANPDMVGHSGMLEPTIKAIETVDECLGKIVDAIVAKGGKAIITADHGNSDEVVTLDGEPMTAHTTNPVPVIVTQEGVTLREDGILGDLAPTMLDLLNVEKPAEMTGTTLIKK is encoded by the coding sequence ATGAGTAAAGCACCAGTTGCACTAATTATTCTTGACGGCTTTGCTTGCCGCCAAGAAACGAAAGGTAATGCTGTTGCACAAGCGAAAAAGCCTAACTTTGATCGCTTTTGGAATCAATATCCTCATGCTCAATTAATCGCTTCAGGTGAGGCAGTAGGTCTTCCAGAAGGTCAAATGGGGAACTCTGAAGTAGGTCACTTAAATATTGGTGCAGGTCGTATTGTGTACCAAAGCTTAACACGTGTAAACGTAGCAATTCGCGAAGGTGAGTTTGCAAAAAACGACACGTTTGTTGAAGCTATTAATCATGTGAAAAACACAGGTAAAAATCTTCACTTATTCGGTTTGCTATCTGACGGTGGCGTTCATAGCCATATTCAACATTTATATGCCCTTTTAAAGCTTGCAGCAGATGAAGGCGTAAATAATGTTTACATTCATGGCTTCTTAGATGGTCGTGACGTTGGTCCAAAAACGGCAAAAGTTTACTTGGATGAACTTCAAGAAAAAATCAAAGAATACGGTGTCGGGGAAATTGCGACATTATCTGGACGTTACTACTCTATGGACCGCGATAAGCGTTGGGATCGTGTTGAAAAGTCTTACCGTGCCATGGTATACGGTGAAGGCCCAACTTACAGCACACCAGATGAGCTTGTTGCCGATTCTTATAACAATGGAATTTTTGACGAATTCGTCATTCCATCTGTTATGACAAAAGAAGACGGTTCACCAGTTGCAACGATTGAAGACAATGATGCGGTGATTTTCTATAATTTCCGCCCTGACCGTGCGATTCAAATTTCCAACACGTTCACAAATGAAGATTTCCGTTCATTTGATCGTGGTGAAAATCATCCGAAAAACCTACACTTTGTGTGTTTAACACACTTTAGTGAAACAGTCGACGGATATGTGGCATTCAAGCCAACTAATCTTGATAATACGCTCGGTGAAGTATTATCTCAAAATAATCTAACTCAACTTCGAATTGCTGAAACGGAAAAATATCCTCACGTAACATTCTTTATGAGTGGCGGACGTGAAGAGAAGTTTCCAGGCGAAGAAAGAATCTTAATTGATTCTCCGAAGGTTGCAACATATGATCTCAAGCCTGAAATGAGCGCCTACGAAGTAACGGACGCGTTACTTGGCGAAATTGCAGCTGACAAATTTGATGCAATACTTTTAAACTTCGCAAACCCTGATATGGTTGGGCACTCCGGAATGCTTGAACCTACAATCAAGGCAATCGAAACAGTTGATGAGTGCCTAGGAAAAATTGTGGACGCTATTGTTGCAAAAGGCGGTAAAGCGATCATCACAGCTGACCATGGTAACTCAGATGAAGTCGTAACATTAGACGGTGAGCCAATGACAGCTCACACAACAAACCCTGTACCTGTCATTGTGACACAAGAGGGAGTTACACTTCGTGAAGATGGTATTTTAGGTGACCTAGCACCAACAATGCTAGATCTACTTAATGTAGAAAAGCCTGCTGAAATGACTGGAACAACACTAATTAAAAAGTAA
- the tpiA gene encoding triose-phosphate isomerase yields MRKPIIAGNWKMNKVSSEAKSFVEEVKSLVPSAENVDSVVCAPALFLESLVASTEGSDLKVGAQNMHFEENGAFTGEISPVALKDLGVSYVILGHSERREMFAETDETVNKKTLAAFQHGLTPIVCCGETLEEREAGKTNDLVGDQVKKALQGLSEDQVKQTVVAYEPIWAIGTGKSSSAEDANEVCAHIRQVIAEQFSSDVAQAVRIQYGGSVKPANIKEYMAQSDIDGALVGGASLEAQSFLQLLEGSKNE; encoded by the coding sequence ATGAGAAAACCAATTATCGCAGGTAACTGGAAAATGAACAAAGTTTCTTCAGAAGCAAAAAGCTTTGTAGAGGAAGTAAAAAGTCTAGTGCCTTCTGCTGAAAACGTTGACTCAGTAGTTTGTGCTCCAGCTCTATTTTTAGAAAGCCTTGTAGCTTCAACAGAAGGCAGTGACCTAAAAGTAGGTGCACAAAATATGCACTTTGAAGAAAATGGAGCTTTCACTGGCGAAATTAGCCCAGTAGCACTAAAAGATCTTGGTGTAAGCTATGTGATCTTAGGTCACTCTGAGCGTAGAGAAATGTTTGCTGAAACAGATGAAACAGTAAACAAAAAGACTCTAGCTGCATTCCAGCATGGTTTAACGCCAATCGTTTGTTGTGGTGAAACATTAGAAGAGCGTGAAGCAGGAAAAACAAATGATCTAGTAGGAGACCAAGTAAAGAAAGCTTTACAAGGTTTATCAGAAGATCAAGTAAAACAAACTGTTGTTGCGTATGAGCCAATCTGGGCAATCGGAACAGGAAAATCTTCTTCTGCTGAGGATGCTAACGAAGTATGTGCTCACATTCGTCAAGTGATTGCAGAGCAATTCTCTTCTGACGTTGCACAAGCAGTTCGTATTCAATACGGCGGTAGCGTAAAGCCTGCTAACATCAAAGAATATATGGCACAATCTGATATTGATGGTGCATTAGTAGGTGGAGCTAGCTTAGAAGCTCAATCTTTCCTTCAACTTTTGGAGGGTAGCAAAAATGAGTAA
- a CDS encoding phosphoglycerate kinase — MNKKSVKDIDVKGKVVFCRVDFNVPMKDGQVTDETRIRAALPTIQYLSEQGAKVVLASHLGRPKGEVVEELRLNAVAEKLQELSGKNVVKTDEAYGETVKAEIAKLEEGGLLLLENVRFYPGEEKNDPELAKAFAELADIYVNDAFGAAHRAHASTEGIAKHIPAVAGFLMEKELEVLGKALSNPERPFTAIIGGAKVKDKIGVIDNLLNKVDNLIIGGGLAYTFIKALGHDVGKSLLEEDKIDLAKSYLDQAKEKGVNFYMPVDVVVADDFSNDANTQIVSIDSIPSDWEGLDAGPKTREIYADVIKNSKLVIWNGPMGVFELEAFAGGTKAVAEALAEANDTYSVIGGGDSAAAVEKFNLADKMSHISTGGGASLEFMEGKELPGVVALNDK; from the coding sequence ATGAACAAAAAGTCAGTTAAAGACATTGATGTAAAAGGAAAAGTCGTCTTTTGTCGCGTTGATTTCAACGTACCGATGAAGGATGGACAAGTAACAGACGAAACACGTATTCGTGCGGCTTTACCAACAATCCAATACTTAAGTGAGCAAGGTGCTAAAGTTGTTTTAGCAAGTCACTTAGGTCGTCCAAAAGGTGAAGTAGTTGAAGAGCTTCGCTTAAATGCAGTAGCTGAAAAACTACAAGAGCTTTCTGGTAAAAATGTTGTGAAAACAGATGAAGCATACGGCGAAACTGTTAAAGCTGAAATCGCAAAATTAGAAGAAGGCGGACTTCTATTATTAGAAAACGTTCGTTTCTATCCTGGTGAAGAGAAAAACGATCCAGAATTAGCGAAAGCTTTTGCTGAATTAGCTGACATTTATGTGAACGATGCATTCGGAGCAGCACACCGTGCACATGCTTCAACTGAAGGTATCGCTAAACATATTCCAGCTGTTGCAGGTTTCTTAATGGAAAAAGAGCTTGAAGTTCTTGGGAAAGCTTTATCAAACCCAGAGCGCCCATTTACTGCAATCATCGGTGGAGCAAAAGTTAAAGACAAAATCGGTGTAATAGATAATCTGCTTAATAAAGTAGACAACCTAATCATCGGTGGTGGACTAGCTTACACATTCATCAAAGCTTTAGGTCATGATGTTGGTAAATCATTATTAGAAGAAGACAAAATTGACTTAGCAAAATCATACCTTGATCAAGCAAAAGAAAAAGGCGTTAACTTCTACATGCCTGTTGATGTTGTTGTAGCAGATGACTTCTCAAACGATGCGAACACTCAAATTGTATCAATCGATAGCATTCCAAGTGATTGGGAAGGTCTTGATGCAGGTCCAAAAACTCGTGAAATCTACGCTGACGTTATTAAAAACTCTAAGCTTGTCATCTGGAATGGACCAATGGGTGTATTCGAATTAGAAGCATTCGCTGGTGGTACAAAAGCAGTTGCAGAAGCATTAGCTGAAGCAAATGATACATATTCCGTAATTGGAGGAGGAGATTCAGCTGCCGCTGTAGAAAAGTTCAATTTGGCTGATAAAATGAGCCACATTTCTACTGGTGGTGGAGCTTCTCTAGAATTCATGGAAGGTAAAGAGCTTCCAGGTGTTGTAGCATTAAACGATAAATAA